In one Populus nigra chromosome 12, ddPopNigr1.1, whole genome shotgun sequence genomic region, the following are encoded:
- the LOC133669615 gene encoding mannosylglycoprotein endo-beta-mannosidase isoform X1 has product MAEIGKTVLDSGWLAARSTEVHLSGTQLTTTHSPSGLDKPWMEAAVPGTVLGTLVKNKVVPDPFYGLENEAIIDIADSGREYYTFWFFTTFQCKLSANQHLDLNFRGINYSAELYLNGNKKILPKGMFRRHSLDVTDILHPDGQNLLAVLVHPPDHPGTIPPEGGQGGDHEIGKDVATQYVEGWDWIAPIRDRNTGIWDEVSISITGPVKIIDPHLVSTFFDGYKRVYLHTTTELENKSSSVVECDLNIQVTSELEGGVCIVEHLQTQHLSIPSGKRVQHTFPQLFFYKPNLWWPNGMGKQALYNVTITVDVKGHGESDSWSHMYGFRKIESYIDSATGGRLFKVNGQPIFIRGGNWILSDGLLRLSKKRYKTDIKFHADMNFNMIRCWGGGLAERPEFYHYCDIYGLLVWQEFWITGDVDGRGVPVSNPNGPLDHDLFMLCARDTVKLLRNHPSLALWVGGNEQVPPPDINNALKDELKLHPYFESLHNTGKSVQELSASVKDPSNYLDGTRIYIQGSMWDGFANGKGDFTDGPYEIQYPESFFKDDFYNYGFNPEVGSVGVPVAATIKATMPPEGWKIPLFKKLPDGYVEEVPNPIWEYHKYIPYSKPGKVHNQILLYETPTDLNDFCLKAQLVNYIQYRALLEGWTSRMWSKYTGVLIWKTQNPWTGLRGQFYDHLHDQTAGFYGCRSAAEPVHVQLNLATYFIEVVNTLSEQLSDVAIEASVWDLEGTCPYYVVHEKLSVPSKKTVPILEMKYPKSKNPKPVYFLLLKLYKMSDYGVISRNFYWLHLPGGDYKLLEPYRKKRVPLKIRSTTFIKGSTYEMEMHVENKSKRPDSKSLTYKNNFVTRIGDGDFDMASVEPVNSAAEEKQEASLFQRIYRRFSGETDDLQVSEINGSDEGVAFFLYFSVHASEPGHKEGEDTRILPVHYSDNYFSLVPGEVMPIKISFEVPPGVTPRIRLHGWNYHSGHKVY; this is encoded by the exons ATGGCAGAGATAGGGAAGACAGTGCTTGATTCAGGATGGTTAGCTGCTAGATCAACTGAGGTTCATCTCAGTGGGACCCAACTCACTACCACTCATTCTCCTTCTGGTCTTGATAAACCATGGATGGAAGCTGCTGTTCCTGGAAC tgttttgggAACCCTGGTGAAGAACAAAGTTGTTCCTGATCCTTTTTATGGGTTAGAAAACGAAGCGATTATTGATATAGCTGATTCTGGAAGGGAGTATTATACATTCTGGTTCTTCACAACTTTTCAGTGTAAGCTG TCAGCAAACCAGCATCTGGATCTGAATTTTCGTGGAATCAATTACTCGGCAGAACTATATTTAAATGGAAACAAGAAGATCTTGCCAAAGGGGATGTTTCGAAGACATTCTCTTGATGTTACTGATATTCTACATCCTGATGGTCAGAACTTGCTTGCTGTTCTGGTTCACCCTCCAGATCATCCTGGTACAATTCCCCCAGAAGGGGGGCAGGGTGGTGATCATGAG aTTGGAAAAGATGTTGCCACGCAATATGTTGAGGGATGGGATTGGATAGCTCCTATAAg GGATAGGAACACTGGCATATGGGATGAGGTATCGATTTCCATCACTGGG CCAGTGAAAATAATAGATCCCCACTTGGTTTCAACCTTTTTTGATGGTTACAAGAGGGTATATCTGCACACTACAACAGAGTTGGAAAACAAAAGTTCCTCGGTTGTTGAATGTGATCTGAACATCCAAGTGACATCAGAACTTGAAGGAGGTGTTTGCATAGTAGAACATCTTCAGACTCAACATCTGTCTATCCCCTCTGGAAAACGTGTTCAACATACATTTCCTCAG CTTTTTTTCTACAAGCCCAACTTATGGTGGCCAAATGGAATGGGAAAGCAAGCATTATACAATGTCACTATTACTGTTGATGTAAAGGGACATGGAGAGTCTGACTCATGGAGCCATATGTATGGATTCCGTAAAATTGAGAGCTATATTGATAGTGCAACTGGTGGAAG GTTgttcaaggtcaatgggcagcCTATTTTTATCCGCGGTGGTAATTGGATATTGTCGGATGGGTTGCTAAGGCTTTCTAAAAAACGCTACAAAACAGACATCAAGTTTCATGCAGATATGAATTTTAACATGATCCGTTGTTGGGGTGGTGGATTAGCTGAGAGGCCAGAGTTCTATCATTACTGTGACATCTATGGTTTGCTG GTGTGGCAAGAATTTTGGATAACTGGAGATGTTGATGGAAGAGGTGTCCCTGTTTCAAATCCAAATGGTCCACTTGACCATGACCTTTTTATGCTATGTGCAAGAGACACTGTCAAGCTTCTACGAAATCATCCTAGTCTTGCTCTTTGGGTGGGTGGAAATGAACAAGTTCCGCCACCTGACATCAACAATGCTTTAAAGGATGAGCTGAAGCTCCATCCTTATTTTGAGAGTCTCCATAACACTGGCAAGTCTGTGCAAGAACTGTCTGCAAGTGTGAAAGATCCTAGTAATTATCTTGATGGTACACGCATTTATATCCAAGGATCAATGTGGGATGGCTTTGCAAATGGAAAGGGGGACTTCACTGATGGTCCTTATGAAATACAATACCCAGAAAGTTTCTTCAAGGATGATTTTTACAACTATGGATTCAATCCTGAGGTTGGTTCTGTTGGAGTGCCAGTTGCTGCTACCATCAAAGCTACAATGCCTCCAGAAGGATGGAAAATTCCATTGTTTAAGAAGCTTCCAGATGGGTATGTAGAAGAAGTGCCAAACCCCATATGGGAATACCACAAATACATTCCTTATTCAAAACCAGGCAAGGTTCACAATCAGATTCTACTATATGAGACTCCAACAGATCTTAATGATTTTTGCTTGAAG GCTCAGCTTGTAAACTACATTCAGTATAGAGCTCTATTGGAAGGCTGGACGTCCCGTATGTGGAGCAAATACACTGGTGTTTTGATTTGGAAGACTCAGAATCCTTGGACAGGTCTTAGAGGTCAGTTTTATGACCATCTACACGACCAAACAGCAGGTTTTTATGGCTGTCGCAGTGCTGCAGAGCCAGTCCATGTCCAGCTAAATTTGGCTACGTATTTTATTGAG GTTGTTAATACTCTGTCAGAGCAACTATCTGATGTTGCCATAGAAGCATCGGTATGGGATCTCGAAGGAACATGCCCATATTATGTAGTGCATGAAAAGCTCTCTGTTCCTTCAAAGAAAACAGTACCCATACTTGAGATGAAATATCCAAAATCAAAAAACCCAAAGCCAGTCTACTTTCTTCTTCTCAAACTCTACAAGATGTCAGATTATGGGGTTATATCTAGGAATTTTTACTGGTTGCATCTGCCTGGTGGAGACTACAAACTGTTGGAGCCATACAGGAAGAAGAGAGTTCCCCTTAAGATTAGATCGACCACTTTTATCAAAGGGTCCACTTATGAAATGGAAATGCATGTCGAAAACAAGTCCAAAAGGCCAGACTCAAAAAGTTTAACCTACAAGAATAATTTTGTTACCAGAATTGGTGATGGTGATTTTGACATGGCCTCAGTGGAGCCGGTAAATAGTGCAGCTGAGGAAAAACAGGAGGCTAGTTTATTCCAGAGGATCTACAGACGTTTTTCAGGGGAAACTGATGATTTGCAGGTTTCTGAAATTAACGGCTCTGATGAAGGAGTTGCTTTTTTCCTATATTTCTCTGTTCATGCTTCGGAACCAGGCCACAAGGAAGGAGAAGATACAAGAATTCTCCCAGTCCATTACTCAGACAACTACTTTTCACTTGTACCCGGAGAGGTGATGCCCATCAAGATATCTTTTGAAGTTCCTCCAGGTGTTACCCCGCGGATAAGACTCCATGGCTGGAATTACCACAGTGGACACAAAGTTTATTGA
- the LOC133669615 gene encoding mannosylglycoprotein endo-beta-mannosidase isoform X2, producing the protein MFRRHSLDVTDILHPDGQNLLAVLVHPPDHPGTIPPEGGQGGDHEIGKDVATQYVEGWDWIAPIRDRNTGIWDEVSISITGPVKIIDPHLVSTFFDGYKRVYLHTTTELENKSSSVVECDLNIQVTSELEGGVCIVEHLQTQHLSIPSGKRVQHTFPQLFFYKPNLWWPNGMGKQALYNVTITVDVKGHGESDSWSHMYGFRKIESYIDSATGGRLFKVNGQPIFIRGGNWILSDGLLRLSKKRYKTDIKFHADMNFNMIRCWGGGLAERPEFYHYCDIYGLLVWQEFWITGDVDGRGVPVSNPNGPLDHDLFMLCARDTVKLLRNHPSLALWVGGNEQVPPPDINNALKDELKLHPYFESLHNTGKSVQELSASVKDPSNYLDGTRIYIQGSMWDGFANGKGDFTDGPYEIQYPESFFKDDFYNYGFNPEVGSVGVPVAATIKATMPPEGWKIPLFKKLPDGYVEEVPNPIWEYHKYIPYSKPGKVHNQILLYETPTDLNDFCLKAQLVNYIQYRALLEGWTSRMWSKYTGVLIWKTQNPWTGLRGQFYDHLHDQTAGFYGCRSAAEPVHVQLNLATYFIEVVNTLSEQLSDVAIEASVWDLEGTCPYYVVHEKLSVPSKKTVPILEMKYPKSKNPKPVYFLLLKLYKMSDYGVISRNFYWLHLPGGDYKLLEPYRKKRVPLKIRSTTFIKGSTYEMEMHVENKSKRPDSKSLTYKNNFVTRIGDGDFDMASVEPVNSAAEEKQEASLFQRIYRRFSGETDDLQVSEINGSDEGVAFFLYFSVHASEPGHKEGEDTRILPVHYSDNYFSLVPGEVMPIKISFEVPPGVTPRIRLHGWNYHSGHKVY; encoded by the exons ATGTTTCGAAGACATTCTCTTGATGTTACTGATATTCTACATCCTGATGGTCAGAACTTGCTTGCTGTTCTGGTTCACCCTCCAGATCATCCTGGTACAATTCCCCCAGAAGGGGGGCAGGGTGGTGATCATGAG aTTGGAAAAGATGTTGCCACGCAATATGTTGAGGGATGGGATTGGATAGCTCCTATAAg GGATAGGAACACTGGCATATGGGATGAGGTATCGATTTCCATCACTGGG CCAGTGAAAATAATAGATCCCCACTTGGTTTCAACCTTTTTTGATGGTTACAAGAGGGTATATCTGCACACTACAACAGAGTTGGAAAACAAAAGTTCCTCGGTTGTTGAATGTGATCTGAACATCCAAGTGACATCAGAACTTGAAGGAGGTGTTTGCATAGTAGAACATCTTCAGACTCAACATCTGTCTATCCCCTCTGGAAAACGTGTTCAACATACATTTCCTCAG CTTTTTTTCTACAAGCCCAACTTATGGTGGCCAAATGGAATGGGAAAGCAAGCATTATACAATGTCACTATTACTGTTGATGTAAAGGGACATGGAGAGTCTGACTCATGGAGCCATATGTATGGATTCCGTAAAATTGAGAGCTATATTGATAGTGCAACTGGTGGAAG GTTgttcaaggtcaatgggcagcCTATTTTTATCCGCGGTGGTAATTGGATATTGTCGGATGGGTTGCTAAGGCTTTCTAAAAAACGCTACAAAACAGACATCAAGTTTCATGCAGATATGAATTTTAACATGATCCGTTGTTGGGGTGGTGGATTAGCTGAGAGGCCAGAGTTCTATCATTACTGTGACATCTATGGTTTGCTG GTGTGGCAAGAATTTTGGATAACTGGAGATGTTGATGGAAGAGGTGTCCCTGTTTCAAATCCAAATGGTCCACTTGACCATGACCTTTTTATGCTATGTGCAAGAGACACTGTCAAGCTTCTACGAAATCATCCTAGTCTTGCTCTTTGGGTGGGTGGAAATGAACAAGTTCCGCCACCTGACATCAACAATGCTTTAAAGGATGAGCTGAAGCTCCATCCTTATTTTGAGAGTCTCCATAACACTGGCAAGTCTGTGCAAGAACTGTCTGCAAGTGTGAAAGATCCTAGTAATTATCTTGATGGTACACGCATTTATATCCAAGGATCAATGTGGGATGGCTTTGCAAATGGAAAGGGGGACTTCACTGATGGTCCTTATGAAATACAATACCCAGAAAGTTTCTTCAAGGATGATTTTTACAACTATGGATTCAATCCTGAGGTTGGTTCTGTTGGAGTGCCAGTTGCTGCTACCATCAAAGCTACAATGCCTCCAGAAGGATGGAAAATTCCATTGTTTAAGAAGCTTCCAGATGGGTATGTAGAAGAAGTGCCAAACCCCATATGGGAATACCACAAATACATTCCTTATTCAAAACCAGGCAAGGTTCACAATCAGATTCTACTATATGAGACTCCAACAGATCTTAATGATTTTTGCTTGAAG GCTCAGCTTGTAAACTACATTCAGTATAGAGCTCTATTGGAAGGCTGGACGTCCCGTATGTGGAGCAAATACACTGGTGTTTTGATTTGGAAGACTCAGAATCCTTGGACAGGTCTTAGAGGTCAGTTTTATGACCATCTACACGACCAAACAGCAGGTTTTTATGGCTGTCGCAGTGCTGCAGAGCCAGTCCATGTCCAGCTAAATTTGGCTACGTATTTTATTGAG GTTGTTAATACTCTGTCAGAGCAACTATCTGATGTTGCCATAGAAGCATCGGTATGGGATCTCGAAGGAACATGCCCATATTATGTAGTGCATGAAAAGCTCTCTGTTCCTTCAAAGAAAACAGTACCCATACTTGAGATGAAATATCCAAAATCAAAAAACCCAAAGCCAGTCTACTTTCTTCTTCTCAAACTCTACAAGATGTCAGATTATGGGGTTATATCTAGGAATTTTTACTGGTTGCATCTGCCTGGTGGAGACTACAAACTGTTGGAGCCATACAGGAAGAAGAGAGTTCCCCTTAAGATTAGATCGACCACTTTTATCAAAGGGTCCACTTATGAAATGGAAATGCATGTCGAAAACAAGTCCAAAAGGCCAGACTCAAAAAGTTTAACCTACAAGAATAATTTTGTTACCAGAATTGGTGATGGTGATTTTGACATGGCCTCAGTGGAGCCGGTAAATAGTGCAGCTGAGGAAAAACAGGAGGCTAGTTTATTCCAGAGGATCTACAGACGTTTTTCAGGGGAAACTGATGATTTGCAGGTTTCTGAAATTAACGGCTCTGATGAAGGAGTTGCTTTTTTCCTATATTTCTCTGTTCATGCTTCGGAACCAGGCCACAAGGAAGGAGAAGATACAAGAATTCTCCCAGTCCATTACTCAGACAACTACTTTTCACTTGTACCCGGAGAGGTGATGCCCATCAAGATATCTTTTGAAGTTCCTCCAGGTGTTACCCCGCGGATAAGACTCCATGGCTGGAATTACCACAGTGGACACAAAGTTTATTGA